A window of the Polaribacter batillariae genome harbors these coding sequences:
- a CDS encoding IS982 family transposase: MIIYSKITEIFCLVDEFCKEYDQIVSKHLLGNPSKRPSVMSNSEVITITILFQLSGFRTFKHFYVYYLQKHMQDDFPATVSYNRFTELMQQNLMPMTLFLKTCCLGNSTGISFVDSTPVRVCSPKRIKNNKVFKGIATTGKSTIGWFHGFKLHIVINDKGEILNFCITQANVDDRTPLKKKSFLDKIYGKLYADKGYVGKDLMQLLFADGLHLITHIKNNMKNSLMTMSDKILLRKRSVIETVNDELKNICQIEHSRHRSFTNFLSNIIAGLIAYSFLPKKPAIKYQTVKSNQLTIY; the protein is encoded by the coding sequence ATGATAATCTACTCTAAAATTACTGAAATTTTCTGTCTTGTTGATGAATTTTGTAAAGAATATGACCAAATAGTAAGTAAACACCTTTTAGGCAATCCATCAAAACGTCCCAGTGTTATGTCAAATAGCGAGGTAATTACCATTACCATTTTGTTTCAGCTTAGTGGTTTTAGGACCTTTAAACACTTTTACGTGTATTACTTGCAAAAGCATATGCAAGATGATTTCCCAGCTACAGTTTCATACAATAGATTTACAGAACTCATGCAGCAAAACCTCATGCCAATGACTTTATTTTTAAAGACATGTTGTTTAGGTAATTCTACGGGTATTTCTTTTGTAGATTCTACACCTGTTAGAGTTTGCAGCCCCAAACGAATTAAGAATAATAAAGTATTTAAAGGCATTGCAACCACTGGAAAATCCACTATAGGATGGTTCCATGGCTTTAAATTGCATATCGTTATAAATGATAAAGGTGAAATCCTAAACTTCTGCATAACCCAAGCTAATGTTGATGATAGAACGCCATTAAAAAAGAAGTCTTTTTTAGATAAAATTTATGGTAAGTTATATGCGGACAAAGGTTATGTTGGAAAAGATTTAATGCAGTTACTTTTTGCTGATGGATTGCATTTAATTACTCATATTAAAAACAATATGAAGAATTCTTTAATGACAATGAGTGATAAAATTTTACTGCGTAAACGCTCTGTTATTGAAACCGTAAATGACGAACTCAAAAATATTTGTCAAATTGAACATTCTAGACATAGAAGTTTTACTAATTTCTTGTCAAACATAATCGCAGGTCTTATTGCATATAGCTTTTTACCAAAAAAACCTGCTATAAAATATCAGACTGTAAAGTCTAATCAGTTGACAATTTATTAA
- a CDS encoding APC family permease yields the protein MKKQKKLGELSATAICGNDISSSVLYVSALAIAFAGQYAWITLLIVSFVLFLFRKIYGEVVGALPLNGGAYNALLNTTSKSTASFAATLTILSYMATAVISANEAIHYLHYIIPSMPIIIATIILLALFAFLVIGGISESAKVAVGIFLFHLTSLVILSGFIIYYFTENGVATFVENWNSPIKNGSITNAIFLGFAASMLGVSGFESSANFVEEQKRGVFPKTLRNMWSIVSIINPLMAVFALALFTIPVLHTDEYQNTLLIEMGKHVGGASIAYLIAIDAFLVLSGAVLTSFVGVTGLLERMALDRIVPPFFLKKNKKGSSYRIIIVFLLLSVSVLLITKGNVKLLAGVYTISFLSVMALFGIGNILLKVKRSQLPRPERASWLAVFVAIGAVLIALFGNIVMPAKDNLPSNITVFLYYFIPTISLIIIMLNRTFLLKLILKIIDALFIPIRRFVEKTDQHIQRIIDTINDQEFVFFTRGDNIATLNKVMLYISKNEHTKKIKIVTVVGKKNLYNKNLAQEIDFLNREYPDIEIEFVKIDGEFNPQLIKELSEKWKIPINFMFIGSLDEKFPYRIEELGGVRLII from the coding sequence ATGAAAAAACAAAAAAAATTAGGCGAATTATCTGCAACTGCAATCTGTGGTAACGATATTAGTTCGTCTGTATTGTACGTATCTGCTTTAGCAATTGCTTTTGCTGGCCAATATGCATGGATAACCTTATTAATTGTATCTTTTGTACTTTTTTTATTTCGAAAAATTTATGGCGAAGTTGTTGGTGCACTGCCTTTAAATGGTGGTGCATATAATGCACTTTTAAATACAACTAGCAAATCTACAGCTTCTTTTGCAGCAACACTTACCATATTGTCTTACATGGCAACAGCTGTTATATCTGCAAATGAAGCCATCCATTATTTGCATTACATAATTCCATCTATGCCCATAATAATTGCAACCATAATACTACTTGCATTGTTTGCTTTTTTAGTAATTGGTGGTATTTCTGAATCTGCCAAAGTCGCTGTGGGTATTTTTCTTTTTCACTTAACATCTTTAGTTATTTTAAGCGGTTTTATTATTTACTATTTTACTGAAAATGGAGTTGCTACGTTTGTTGAAAATTGGAATTCTCCCATAAAAAATGGAAGTATTACAAACGCGATTTTCTTAGGGTTTGCAGCTTCTATGCTTGGTGTATCTGGTTTCGAAAGTTCTGCTAATTTTGTTGAAGAACAAAAAAGAGGTGTTTTTCCAAAAACACTTCGAAATATGTGGTCCATTGTAAGTATTATAAACCCATTAATGGCCGTTTTTGCACTGGCTTTATTTACAATTCCTGTGTTGCATACAGATGAATATCAAAACACCTTATTAATAGAAATGGGAAAACATGTGGGTGGAGCATCTATCGCATATTTAATTGCCATTGATGCCTTTTTAGTGCTAAGTGGCGCTGTTTTAACTTCGTTTGTTGGTGTTACAGGATTGTTAGAAAGAATGGCTTTAGACCGAATTGTTCCACCTTTTTTTTTAAAGAAAAACAAAAAAGGGAGTTCTTATAGAATAATTATTGTTTTTCTTCTTCTATCGGTTTCTGTTTTATTAATAACGAAAGGAAATGTAAAATTATTGGCAGGAGTTTACACCATTTCATTCTTGTCGGTAATGGCTTTATTTGGCATTGGTAATATTTTATTAAAAGTAAAAAGAAGTCAATTACCAAGACCCGAAAGAGCCTCGTGGTTGGCTGTATTTGTTGCTATCGGCGCTGTTTTAATAGCACTTTTCGGCAATATCGTAATGCCAGCAAAAGATAATTTACCAAGCAATATTACTGTTTTTTTGTATTATTTTATTCCTACCATTTCTCTTATTATAATAATGCTAAACAGAACTTTTTTATTAAAATTAATTTTAAAGATTATAGATGCTCTTTTTATTCCAATTCGAAGGTTTGTAGAAAAAACCGACCAACATATTCAAAGAATAATTGATACCATAAACGACCAAGAGTTTGTGTTTTTTACAAGAGGAGATAATATTGCAACTTTAAATAAGGTAATGTTGTACATCTCTAAAAATGAACATACTAAAAAAATAAAAATTGTAACCGTCGTTGGGAAAAAAAATCTTTACAACAAAAATTTAGCTCAAGAAATAGATTTTTTAAACAGAGAATACCCAGATATTGAAATTGAATTTGTGAAGATAGATGGAGAGTTTAACCCGCAATTAATCAAAGAACTTTCAGAAAAATGGAAAATTCCTATCAACTTTATGTTTATTGGTTCTTTAGATGAAAAATTTCCATATAGAATTGAAGAATTGGGTGGTGTTCGTTTAATTATTTAG
- the pheT gene encoding phenylalanine--tRNA ligase subunit beta, whose protein sequence is MKISYNWLKQFLQIDWEPVKTGELLTDLGLEVEGIETKESIKGSLKGIVVGEVLTCVQHPNADRLKVTTVNLGKGAPVQIVCGAPNVAVGQKVPVATIGTVLYDDKGEGFKIKKGKIRGEESHGMICAEDELGLGNSHDGIMVLDAEIAVGTLASEVFNIETDYVFEIGLTPNRSDAMSHFGVARDLKAGLLQQDVNLELISPSVSDFHVDERTLRIDVEVANKDLVPRYCGITITDVEVKDAPEWIQNRLKAIGITPKNNVVDITNYVLHELGQPLHAFDAQKVKGNKILVKMLEEGTKFTTLDEVERTLSSDDIMICDADSNPLCIAGVFGGLNSGVTENTTSIFLESAYFNPVSVRKTAKRHALNTDASFRFERGIDINMTEYALKRAALLIEEYAGGKMASDVSDFYPVKLEDFQVFLSYENAYRLIGQEIPRETIKNILASLEIKINSETEGGLGLTIPSYRTDVQREADIIEEILRVYGYNNIEFSHKLNTSISFDANKETKIENIVANQLTAQGFNETMANSLTKPEYVTLSENINEEANVEMLNPLSNDLKVMRQSLLFSGLESVAYNINRKNNSLKFYEFGKTYHKYSGKYQEDKHLTLFVTGNRTNDNWKIVNKKSDFFYLKGVIKAVLSRLGIDNLKTQPSKLDVFSEGISFGLGKMKLVEFGVVKNSLLKEFGIKQEVLFADFNWNTILKLTGNKSIKVAELPKFPTVKRDLALLLDSKTAFKEVYNLAFQSEKNLLKEVDLFDVYEGDNLPEGKKSYAVSFLLQDETKTLADKQIDKIMQKLQQAFEKNLNAVLR, encoded by the coding sequence ATGAAAATTTCGTACAATTGGTTAAAGCAGTTTCTACAAATAGATTGGGAACCCGTAAAAACAGGAGAGTTATTAACTGATTTAGGATTGGAAGTAGAAGGTATAGAAACCAAAGAATCTATAAAAGGAAGCTTAAAAGGCATTGTTGTTGGCGAAGTTTTAACTTGTGTGCAGCACCCAAATGCAGACAGGTTAAAAGTTACCACTGTAAATTTAGGCAAAGGAGCACCTGTGCAAATAGTTTGCGGAGCGCCAAATGTTGCTGTCGGCCAAAAAGTACCAGTTGCTACTATTGGAACAGTTTTGTATGATGATAAAGGAGAAGGTTTTAAAATTAAAAAAGGAAAAATTAGAGGAGAAGAAAGCCATGGAATGATTTGTGCCGAAGACGAATTAGGTTTAGGCAATAGCCATGATGGTATTATGGTTCTTGATGCAGAAATAGCTGTAGGAACTTTAGCTTCCGAAGTTTTTAATATAGAAACAGACTATGTTTTCGAAATCGGGTTAACCCCAAACCGTTCAGATGCCATGAGCCATTTTGGTGTGGCAAGAGATTTAAAAGCAGGTTTATTGCAACAAGATGTAAATTTAGAACTTATATCTCCTTCTGTAAGCGATTTTCATGTAGATGAAAGAACCTTAAGAATAGACGTAGAAGTAGCAAATAAAGATTTGGTACCAAGATATTGTGGAATTACCATTACAGATGTAGAGGTAAAAGATGCTCCAGAATGGATTCAAAACAGGTTAAAAGCAATAGGAATTACACCTAAAAATAATGTTGTAGATATTACAAATTACGTTTTGCATGAATTAGGGCAGCCTTTACACGCTTTTGATGCCCAGAAAGTAAAAGGAAACAAAATTCTAGTAAAAATGTTAGAAGAAGGTACAAAATTTACCACTTTAGATGAAGTTGAAAGAACATTGTCTTCTGATGATATTATGATTTGCGATGCAGATTCAAACCCACTGTGTATTGCAGGAGTTTTTGGAGGTTTAAATTCTGGAGTTACCGAAAATACAACTTCAATTTTCTTAGAAAGCGCTTATTTTAATCCGGTTTCTGTAAGAAAAACAGCCAAAAGACATGCTTTAAATACAGATGCTTCTTTTCGTTTCGAAAGAGGTATTGATATTAACATGACAGAATATGCCTTAAAACGTGCAGCTTTGTTAATTGAAGAATATGCAGGAGGAAAAATGGCTTCTGACGTTTCTGACTTCTATCCAGTAAAACTAGAAGATTTTCAAGTATTTTTATCTTACGAAAACGCATACAGATTAATTGGGCAAGAAATTCCAAGAGAAACCATTAAAAATATTTTAGCTTCATTAGAAATTAAAATCAATAGCGAAACAGAAGGAGGTTTAGGCTTAACAATTCCTTCTTACAGAACAGATGTTCAAAGAGAAGCAGATATTATCGAAGAAATTTTAAGAGTCTATGGGTACAATAATATAGAGTTTTCTCATAAACTAAACACATCGATTTCTTTTGATGCCAATAAAGAAACAAAAATAGAAAACATTGTTGCCAATCAATTAACAGCCCAAGGTTTTAATGAAACCATGGCAAATTCGTTAACAAAACCAGAGTATGTAACTTTATCGGAAAATATTAATGAGGAAGCAAACGTAGAAATGCTAAATCCATTAAGTAACGATTTAAAAGTAATGCGTCAATCTTTGCTATTTAGCGGTTTAGAGTCGGTTGCTTATAACATCAATAGAAAAAATAATTCTTTAAAGTTTTACGAGTTTGGTAAAACCTATCATAAATATTCAGGAAAATATCAAGAAGACAAGCATTTAACGCTTTTTGTAACAGGAAATAGAACCAATGATAATTGGAAAATTGTCAATAAAAAATCGGATTTCTTTTATTTAAAAGGTGTCATAAAAGCTGTTTTAAGTAGGTTAGGAATCGATAATTTAAAAACTCAGCCAAGCAAACTAGATGTTTTTTCGGAAGGAATTTCGTTTGGATTGGGAAAAATGAAGTTGGTAGAATTTGGAGTTGTAAAAAACAGTCTGTTAAAAGAATTCGGAATTAAACAAGAGGTGCTGTTTGCAGATTTTAATTGGAACACCATTTTAAAATTAACAGGAAATAAAAGTATTAAAGTTGCAGAATTACCTAAATTTCCTACAGTAAAAAGAGATTTAGCATTGTTATTAGATTCGAAAACGGCTTTTAAAGAGGTTTATAATTTGGCTTTCCAATCAGAAAAAAACTTATTAAAAGAAGTCGATTTGTTCGATGTGTACGAAGGAGACAATTTACCAGAAGGTAAAAAATCGTATGCAGTTAGTTTTTTATTACAAGACGAAACAAAAACCTTGGCAGACAAACAAATCGATAAAATAATGCAAAAATTACAGCAAGCATTCGAAAAAAATTTAAATGCTGTTTTACGCTAG
- a CDS encoding quinone-dependent dihydroorotate dehydrogenase — MYKSIIRPILFLFDPEKVHYFTFSFIRNLCKIPFGASIFRGMYQVNDKRLEKTVFGLTFKNPVGLAAGFDKNAVLYNELANFGFGFIEIGTITPKGQVGNPKKRLFRLKDDQGIINRMGFNNDGVEEAIKNLKKNKHKVIIGGNIGKNTQTKPQNYTQDYIEVFKELHPFVDYFVLNVSCPNVGSHAKLNDKDYLIELITACQKENNIFKIKKPILLKIAPDLNNIQLDEIIELVAETKIDGVIASNTSTSRENLKASKARLAEIGNGGVSGQPIKNKSTKVIKYLADKSNKSFPIIGVGGIHSAEDALEKLDAGADLVQVYTGFIYEGPSLIKQINKAVLNKM, encoded by the coding sequence ATGTATAAATCAATAATAAGACCAATATTATTCCTTTTCGATCCAGAAAAAGTACATTACTTTACATTTTCTTTCATTAGAAACTTGTGTAAAATTCCTTTTGGAGCCTCTATTTTTAGAGGAATGTATCAAGTGAACGACAAACGTCTAGAAAAAACAGTATTTGGTTTAACATTTAAAAATCCTGTTGGCTTGGCTGCCGGTTTCGATAAAAATGCCGTTTTATATAACGAATTGGCAAACTTTGGTTTTGGTTTTATAGAAATAGGAACAATAACTCCAAAAGGGCAAGTAGGAAATCCTAAAAAAAGATTGTTCCGTTTAAAAGACGATCAAGGCATTATCAACAGAATGGGTTTTAATAACGATGGAGTAGAAGAAGCCATTAAAAACCTAAAGAAAAACAAACATAAAGTGATTATTGGTGGAAATATTGGAAAAAATACCCAAACCAAACCCCAAAATTATACACAAGATTATATCGAAGTTTTTAAAGAATTGCACCCTTTTGTAGATTATTTTGTGCTGAATGTAAGTTGCCCAAATGTAGGCAGTCATGCAAAATTAAATGACAAAGATTATTTAATAGAATTAATTACTGCTTGCCAGAAAGAGAACAACATTTTTAAAATTAAAAAACCCATTTTATTAAAAATTGCTCCAGATTTAAATAATATTCAGCTAGATGAAATTATAGAATTGGTTGCAGAAACAAAAATAGATGGAGTGATTGCTTCAAATACATCTACATCTAGAGAAAATTTAAAAGCATCGAAAGCACGTTTAGCCGAAATTGGCAATGGTGGTGTTAGTGGACAACCAATAAAAAATAAAAGCACCAAAGTAATAAAATATTTAGCAGATAAATCTAACAAATCGTTTCCAATTATTGGAGTAGGAGGCATCCATTCTGCAGAAGATGCTTTAGAAAAATTAGATGCTGGTGCAGATTTGGTGCAAGTTTATACAGGTTTTATTTACGAAGGCCCTAGTTTAATTAAGCAAATTAACAAGGCTGTTTTAAATAAGATGTGA
- a CDS encoding APC family permease yields MSTKISLKEAMSIGIGGMVGGGIFAVLGLAVSLAKGATPISFLIAGTIALLTSYSYAKLSNTFPDRGGTVKFINVAFGKTVFSGTINNLLWISYIIMLSLYASAFGSYAPNLFKIFDSNSFNFHFYASFIIFFATLINYYSIAVVSKIESISVIIKLFILLSFILIGSYGLIGNENLGQFSIDNWENSINIIAAGMVIFVAYEGFELIANAAPDIKNPAKNISKAYYYSIIFVIILYVIIAIVTIGSLPFNKIATAEDYVLAEAAKPMLGKVGFTIITIAALISTFSAINASLYGGSRVSFEIAEDDELPHAFTSIFWNQPIGLLITAVLTLIITNSLNLESISTAGSVGFLSIFAIVNFAGYRLSEKMNSKKYIHLTGFIVCIIALIVLILQQFKNNKIGVIIAIAIIVFCLVIEYSYKKIKVRSLKI; encoded by the coding sequence ATGAGCACAAAAATTAGTTTAAAAGAAGCAATGTCTATTGGAATTGGAGGCATGGTGGGTGGTGGCATATTTGCTGTGCTTGGGCTAGCTGTTTCTTTAGCAAAAGGCGCAACCCCAATTTCTTTTTTAATTGCAGGAACAATTGCTTTACTTACTTCTTACAGTTATGCAAAATTATCAAATACATTTCCAGACAGAGGTGGCACTGTAAAGTTTATAAATGTTGCCTTTGGAAAAACAGTTTTTAGCGGAACTATTAATAATTTATTATGGATAAGCTATATTATAATGCTGTCTCTTTATGCTTCTGCATTTGGTTCTTATGCTCCAAATCTTTTCAAAATTTTTGATTCGAATTCGTTTAATTTTCATTTTTATGCGAGTTTTATCATTTTTTTTGCGACCCTTATTAATTATTATAGCATTGCTGTGGTTAGTAAAATTGAATCTATTTCTGTAATTATTAAGTTGTTTATTCTATTAAGTTTTATACTTATAGGTTCTTACGGATTAATTGGTAACGAAAACCTAGGGCAGTTTTCGATAGATAACTGGGAGAATTCAATAAATATAATTGCAGCAGGAATGGTAATTTTTGTAGCTTATGAAGGGTTTGAACTTATTGCAAATGCGGCTCCTGACATTAAAAATCCAGCAAAAAATATTTCAAAAGCTTATTATTATTCCATTATTTTTGTAATTATTCTCTATGTTATCATTGCAATTGTAACGATTGGTTCTTTACCTTTTAATAAAATTGCAACTGCAGAAGATTATGTTTTAGCAGAAGCTGCAAAACCAATGTTGGGTAAAGTTGGTTTTACAATTATAACAATTGCTGCGCTAATTTCTACTTTTTCTGCCATAAATGCATCTTTATATGGAGGAAGTAGAGTTAGTTTCGAAATTGCTGAAGACGACGAATTGCCACATGCTTTTACAAGTATTTTTTGGAACCAACCCATTGGCTTATTAATTACTGCAGTTTTAACTTTAATAATTACAAATTCATTAAATTTAGAAAGTATTTCAACAGCTGGAAGCGTTGGTTTTTTATCGATTTTTGCAATCGTTAATTTTGCTGGATATCGACTTTCAGAAAAAATGAACAGCAAAAAATATATTCATCTTACAGGTTTTATCGTTTGTATAATTGCGTTGATAGTTCTTATACTTCAGCAATTTAAAAACAATAAAATTGGAGTTATAATCGCTATTGCTATTATTGTATTTTGTTTAGTTATAGAATATAGTTATAAAAAAATAAAAGTAAGAAGTCTTAAGATTTAA
- a CDS encoding LTA synthase family protein: MLILIANYRFFKSKVYKKIATIYVSIAYLVLTLFFLFDFGYYDYLSIRLDASSLRFLTNLKISGQVLVESYPIYKGIIVLIILVFIIYKFSKYIYNRFSNVEEKRSKKVKALYFVTTILLLSFGIYNSFTHYPLRWSQAFFSKNNAVNQFTLNPVLYFFDSFAYRSEGVDMEEFKKYYPVIAKHLNLPKDSVSFERKVVFDTTYVKKPNVVIVMMESVGVKPMSFYGNPIKSTPNLDSLAKVSVRFPNFYVHKSGTAASVFASVTGLPDIENIRTASRNPLIQDQRIIFDQFKGYEKLYFLGGSANWANIRGVFQANINNLKIFEEGSYKTEKRADVWGIDDYELFKEADKELQKLHRQEKPFIAYIQTASNHMPFTVPNEKETYKPLKDNEISKDLLEKSGFKSVAQLNALRFLDFNIGRFLERTKKAGYYDNTIFVFFGDHNTAMKRTNLYPKEFDLNIQLQHVPFLIHAPNFVSPKTISKNGKLIDLFPTVASLAKINYTNYTLGNNLLDSTQTKTTSFVYLRINGEPAVGLLQDSLYYSKTNVTKTTGLYNLKTKKLKNIKENNFARAMQMDSLLSAYYHSTKYLYFNNKKR; the protein is encoded by the coding sequence ATGCTTATTTTAATTGCAAATTATCGTTTTTTTAAAAGTAAAGTTTACAAAAAAATTGCTACAATTTATGTATCAATCGCCTATTTAGTACTAACACTTTTTTTTCTGTTTGATTTTGGTTATTACGACTATTTAAGCATTCGTTTAGATGCTTCGTCTCTACGATTTTTAACCAATTTAAAAATATCTGGCCAGGTTTTGGTAGAAAGTTACCCTATTTATAAAGGAATTATTGTATTAATAATACTCGTTTTTATTATTTATAAATTTTCGAAATATATTTATAATCGTTTTTCTAATGTTGAAGAAAAACGCTCTAAAAAAGTGAAAGCACTTTATTTTGTAACTACTATTTTATTGCTTTCATTCGGAATTTACAATAGTTTTACGCATTATCCTTTGCGTTGGAGCCAGGCTTTTTTCTCTAAAAACAATGCTGTAAATCAGTTTACATTAAATCCGGTTTTGTATTTCTTTGATAGTTTTGCTTACAGAAGTGAAGGTGTAGATATGGAGGAGTTCAAAAAATATTATCCTGTTATTGCCAAACACTTAAATTTACCAAAAGATAGTGTTTCTTTTGAAAGAAAAGTAGTTTTTGATACTACTTATGTTAAAAAACCAAATGTGGTTATTGTAATGATGGAATCTGTAGGCGTAAAACCCATGAGTTTTTATGGAAACCCAATAAAATCGACACCCAATTTAGATTCATTAGCGAAAGTAAGTGTGCGTTTTCCTAATTTTTATGTACATAAATCTGGAACAGCCGCCAGTGTTTTTGCAAGTGTTACAGGTTTGCCAGATATAGAAAATATTAGAACAGCTTCTAGAAACCCATTAATACAGGATCAGCGAATTATTTTCGATCAATTTAAGGGTTACGAAAAATTGTATTTTTTAGGTGGTAGTGCAAATTGGGCAAATATTAGAGGCGTTTTTCAAGCAAACATTAACAATTTAAAAATCTTCGAAGAAGGAAGCTACAAAACCGAGAAAAGAGCCGATGTTTGGGGAATTGATGATTACGAATTGTTTAAAGAAGCCGACAAAGAACTGCAAAAATTGCATCGACAAGAAAAGCCCTTTATTGCTTATATTCAAACTGCTTCTAACCACATGCCTTTTACAGTACCAAATGAAAAAGAAACTTACAAACCCTTAAAAGACAACGAAATTTCTAAAGATTTGTTAGAAAAAAGTGGTTTTAAATCTGTGGCACAATTAAATGCTTTGCGTTTTTTAGATTTTAATATTGGTCGTTTTTTAGAACGTACAAAAAAAGCTGGTTATTACGATAATACCATTTTTGTGTTTTTTGGAGACCACAATACCGCTATGAAAAGAACAAATTTATACCCAAAAGAATTCGATTTAAATATTCAGTTACAGCATGTTCCTTTTTTAATTCACGCGCCTAACTTTGTAAGTCCAAAAACCATTTCTAAAAACGGAAAATTGATTGATTTATTTCCAACAGTAGCAAGTTTGGCTAAAATAAATTATACCAATTATACATTAGGAAACAATTTGTTAGACAGTACACAAACCAAAACAACTTCTTTTGTTTATTTAAGAATTAATGGCGAACCTGCAGTGGGTCTTTTGCAAGATAGTTTGTATTATTCGAAAACCAACGTAACTAAAACAACGGGGTTGTATAATTTAAAAACTAAAAAATTAAAAAATATTAAAGAAAATAATTTCGCAAGAGCAATGCAAATGGATAGTTTACTTTCTGCTTATTACCATTCTACAAAGTACTTGTACTTCAATAATAAAAAGCGTTAA
- a CDS encoding LysE family translocator — MAETLVSFIIATSVLAVSPGPDNIFVLTQSIVNGRKYGLATVFGLMTGCIIHTTFVAFGVSTIIKENKSLFLIIKVLGVSYLLYLAYQVYKSNSAILISTENVPQKSTIQLFKTGFLMNVLNPKVTIFFLAFFPQFLFSSEMSIVLQCYILGFLFILVSFVVFGSIAVLAGKVSTYLKQHKKTGWYLKWAQIIVFVAIAFLILL; from the coding sequence ATGGCAGAAACTCTTGTCTCTTTTATAATTGCAACTTCTGTATTGGCAGTTTCTCCAGGGCCAGACAATATTTTTGTGCTTACACAAAGTATTGTAAATGGAAGAAAATACGGTTTGGCAACTGTTTTCGGATTGATGACAGGTTGTATTATCCACACAACATTCGTTGCATTTGGAGTTTCTACAATTATTAAAGAAAATAAAAGCTTGTTTTTAATTATTAAAGTTCTAGGAGTAAGTTACTTGCTATACTTGGCATATCAAGTTTATAAAAGTAATTCTGCAATTTTAATTTCTACAGAAAATGTGCCACAAAAAAGCACAATTCAATTGTTTAAAACGGGTTTTTTAATGAATGTTTTAAACCCAAAAGTTACCATCTTCTTTTTGGCATTTTTTCCTCAGTTTTTATTTTCCTCAGAAATGTCTATCGTTTTACAATGCTATATTTTAGGTTTCCTTTTTATTTTGGTTTCTTTTGTTGTTTTTGGAAGCATTGCTGTACTTGCAGGAAAAGTATCTACCTATTTAAAGCAACACAAAAAAACAGGTTGGTACTTAAAATGGGCGCAAATTATTGTTTTTGTGGCGATTGCATTTTTAATTTTACTCTAA